A stretch of Coccidioides posadasii str. Silveira chromosome 2, complete sequence DNA encodes these proteins:
- a CDS encoding uncharacterized protein (EggNog:ENOG410PJ1H~COG:S), with protein sequence MSTFSHGSIDGRPVSFRLSEQSSSIDYKDLESKQTSSLPLNSVIATLPPAEGPDESTARILFLEHDNPNNLEVKLRCLEVSEIPGALWKSDQLVPPAHLALPADGDSNVHVVISTHSGTHAASLFFEHALKPLLSAISVTGYHVHKTQSTNSIIELSQAIFLPRAQAGTEQTIILLSGDGGLVDIIKVFSGVDENDSSDGKKFVPPRISLIPMGTGNAAANSTGLFKDATWGLSTLLRGKPRMLPLFQANFSPGSAYLTDEARRKEPLVSEFDRERSAAEVYGAVVLSWGMHASLVADSDTSHYRKFGAQRFQMAAKELLYPSDGSPTHQYCGRVTLIKKDPESGQAKEQVIDRECHMYVLATLVSQLEKGFTISPSSKPLDGQIHVVHFKPLSPDEAMGLMAKAYQGGQHVEDERVEYDAVERVRIQFNEDEETWRRVCVDGKVVIVEKGGWLEAKRSGRHLLDLMVPTWV encoded by the coding sequence ATGTCTACATTTTCTCATGGTTCTATAGATGGGAGACCCGTTTCTTTTCGGTTGTCAGAACAGAGCAGCAGCATTGACTACAAGGACTTGGAGTCCAAGCAGACATCATCGCTTCCCTTGAACAGCGTGATTGCTACGCTTCCCCCAGCGGAAGGTCCCGATGAGTCCACGGCCAGAATTCTATTTCTTGAACATGATAACCCGAACAACTTGGAGGTTAAGCTTAGATGCCTCGAAGTGTCGGAAATACCTGGTGCATTGTGGAAAAGTGACCAGCTTGTGCCACCAGCGCATCTCGCCCTCCCCGCAGATGGTGATTCGAATGTGCATGTCGTGATATCCACACATTCGGGAACCCACGCAGCATCGTTGTTTTTCGAACACGCGCTGAAGCCTTTACTTTCGGCCATAAGCGTTACGGGTTACCATGTTCACAAGACTCAATCGACAAACAGCATTATTGAATTAAGCCAGGCTATTTTCTTGCCCAGGGCACAAGCCGGGACAGAGCAAACGATCATTCTACTTTCTGGGGATGGCGGGCTTGTGGATATCATCAAGGTGTTTTCGGGAGTGGATGAGAACGACAGCAGCGATGGGAAGAAGTTCGTACCACCGCGCATTTCTCTTATTCCGATGGGGACTGGGAATGCTGCCGCAAATTCTACGGGATTGTTTAAGGATGCCACGTGGGGATTGTCGACCTTACTACGTGGAAAGCCACGGATGCTACCGCTGTTCCAGGCAAATTTCTCGCCTGGCTCAGCTTACCTTACTGATGAAGCACGACGGAAAGAGCCCCTAGTTAGCGAATTCGACAGGGAGAGATCCGCAGCAGAAGTCTACGGTGCAGTGGTCTTGAGTTGGGGAATGCACGCATCGTTAGTAGCGGATAGTGATACCAGCCACTATCGCAAGTTTGGTGCACAGAGATTCCAAATGGCAGCCAAAGAACTTCTCTATCCGTCCGATGGGAGTCCAACGCATCAATACTGCGGCCGTGTGACGCTCATCAAAAAGGATCCGGAATCTGGCCAAGCGAAGGAGCAAGTAATTGACAGGGAATGCCACATGTATGTCCTGGCCACGCTTGTCTCTCAGTTGGAGAAAGGGTTCACTATCTCCCCTTCGTCGAAGCCGTTAGATGGACAGATACATGTTGTTCATTTTAAACCATTAAGCCCCGATGAAGCCATGGGGCTGATGGCCAAGGCGTACCAGGGCGGGCAGCATGTGGAAGACGAACGGGTGGAGTATGATGCTGTGGAACGAGTAAGGATCCAATTTAATGAGGACGAGGAGACGTGGAGAAGGGTATGTGTGGATGGCAAGGTGGTTATTGTTGAGAAGGGTGGATGGTTGGAGGCTAAGAGGTCTGGCCGCCATCTATTGGATTTGATGGTTCCAACATGGGTGTGA
- a CDS encoding uncharacterized protein (EggNog:ENOG410PNEP), with protein MVFGIITAVAACPAIVGTTEAIRSSQRSQRRQEHRSRKMNLIVSCSDPSRKSKDVDGCFVVLRNHKLWIASRPSDGEASEPSDDATRFKASLHQCHHFEGYFFPHPEHRWRKGEGLVSTITADPPLLNWIYIDKDTYEMKYGNKTESEGHMMGPWDCTPVDRRMTFDWWEGFAVAEEKDADGRMLGWALYFDCDDDGLREKVPLDRRVMEVELIRREMRVPPVTEEDDQQKIKT; from the exons ATGGTGTTTGGTATTATAACAGCAGTTGCTGCTTGTCCCGCCATCGTGGGCACAACAGAAGCCATACGTTCCAGTCAGCGCAGCCAGAGAAGACAGGAGCATCGAAGCAGGAAAATGAACCTAATAGTTTCCTGCTCCGATCCCTCCAGAAAGAGTAAAGATGTCGATGGCTGCTTCGTGGTGTTGAGGAACCATAAG TTATGGATTGCATCCCGACCTTCCGATGGCGAGGCCAGTGAGCCATCCGATGATGCCACTCGCTTCAAAGCCTCCCTCCACCAGTGTCATCATTTTGAAGGCTATTTCTTCCCACATCCCGAGCATAGATGGCGCAAAGGAGAGGGGTTGGTAAGCACCATAACCGCCGATCCGCCTCTTCTCAATTGGATCTATATTGATAAAGACACTTATGAAATGAAATATGGCAACAAAACGGAATCCGAAGGGCATATGATGGGGCCATGGGATTGCACGCCTGTTGATCGACGGATGACATTCGACTGGTGGGAAGGTTTTGCAGTTGCAGAGGAGAAGGATGCGGACGGAAGAATGCTTGGATGGGCACTGTATTTTGACTGTGATGATGATGGGTTGAGGGAGAAGGTGCCCTTAGACAGAAGGGTGATGGAAGTGGAATTGATAAGACGAGAGATGAGAGTCCCACCGGTGACAGAGGAGGATGATcagcaaaagatcaagaCATAA
- a CDS encoding uncharacterized protein (EggNog:ENOG410QDRG~COG:S): MLVTPRTYQLSQTPNKGLSLTPENFPTFRTLRGWSIPPEEIRRAAEMLLIHHVGSVRIGEVVRYTLTYTPSADRILPYPTELYVKIRNTSAIALRAAYLHGPYTIHTSCYPSTFDPHNKFDNHQTDGIPQFEPHLQPGAAWDAIIPVPERVRNVAPARPGDSRSPDQKSISWIVEISSQVVFSNTASVTFEVLVGRDAKSTELGAASIADLPAPGNLRDHKRSLKEGKKGRAETVKGVYSESVKLKVDDTATLWTSPRFPSLADTDALENLGTEHTYNANLNPSSNTPKGPHGIITRARTQKKVHFVVLTHGLHSNLGADMLFMKESIDAAASRAREDRKKAKQEKRRNAESSAQIRSEESGSDDEEEVIVRGFPGNAARTERGIQYLGKRLAKYVLLMTYPDQPYLPIKQTRKMSLSQTFGLSKGSESPKAHASHSGSTIYRREPEHKDFAYRITSISFIGHSLGGLVQTYAIAYIQKHSPEFFDIIKPVNFVALASPFLGLSNENPIYVKFALDFGLVGRTGQDLGLSWSAPSKMRSGWEAMIGGLGNDANKSQRNPDPGAKPLLRILPSGPAHQVLKKFKNRTLYCNVVNDGIVPLRTSCLLFLDWRGLDRVEKARRENGLVGTVAEWGWAALTGSSSSQLRSGRAATIPVNQHVQGELETTPSSSQPDSNSDDQRLETTPELPAPSQFLSTQQLQQADGAQPGAKSNKSASAPSSPNPFNALISFFKFQKASRETKATKIYRRSQTIRATPPEDAGAGASTTPAQPHKPGRARGDSLYEDGGLYAPPKTTLFEAAGDVISPPLPSLGYILDPSSRPRTIFHDRVYHPEDIPPPPPAKPRSMFRTSSSNSNINGADGGTEVPQFGTNSQGSGMKVEEKIARAYHREVSWRKVLVRLEPDAHNNIIVRRMFANAYGWPVVKHLVDTHFAYTQAATTADDKVRSEERALPLSATASEHGEEVRGQTDKPTDVPRPCFCPTPNRDIKDDDTTNASSEENDTVPEMIAHSRLNSPRIGSPRMCSSPVPMEDADEGSHRPVIASRASSLHSKLSRQSSAQWTDRYLEDGDDDDSDEAEMYDELRGNVRRRSLSSRSDIADSTLGNASTTTKG; this comes from the exons ATGCTCGTAACTCCGCGCACTTATCAGCTGTCTCAGACTCCAAACAAAGGACTATCCCTCACCCCAGAGAATTTTCCAACTTTTCGAACCCTTCGAGGGTGGAGTATTCCGCCAGAAGAGATTAGACGGGCAGCGGAGATGTTACTCATACACCATGTCGGGAGCGTGCGTATTGGGGAAGTTGTTCG TTACACCCTTACGTATACCCCTTCGGCGGATCGGATACTTCCTTACCCTACAGAATTATACGTTAAGATCAGGAATACTTCTGCGATTGCATTACGAGCGGCATATCTTCATGGACCCTATACTATCCACACATCCTGTTATCCGTCCACATTCGATCCTCATAACAAATTTGACAACCATCAGACGGATGGGATTCCACAGTTTGAGCCCCACCTCCAGCCGGGAGCAGCTTGGGATGCCATAATACCTGTGCCCGAGCGTGTTCGCAATGTAGCTCCCGCCAGACCTGGGGATTCCAGGTCACCAGACCAGAAAAGCATTTCTTGGATTGTCGAAATTTCCTCCCAGGTCGTGTTTTCGAATACCGCAAGCGTGACTTTTGAAGTGCTGGTCGGTCGTGATGCGAAATCCACTGAGCTGGGTGCTGCGAGCATCGCTGATTTACCCGCGCCGGGAAATCTTCGCGATCACAAACGGAGCCTAAAAGAAGGTAAAAAGGGACGCGCAGAGACGGTTAAAGGGGTGTATTCTGAATCCGTGAAGCTGAAGGTCGACGACACAGCGACTTTGTGGACCTCTCCCCGGTTTCCTTCTTTAGCAGATACAGATGCGCTGGAGAATCTCGGAACCGAGCATACGTACAATGCAAATCTGAACCCTTCGTCAAATACACCGAAGGGTCCCCATGGGATAATCACGAGAGCCAGGACACAGAAAAAGGTCCATTTTGTTGTCCTGACACACGGCCTTCATAGTAATCTTGGTGCGGACATGTTGTTCATGAAAGAGAGCATCGATGCTGCTGCATCACGGGCGCGCGAGGATCGAAAAAAGGCTAAACAGGAGAAAAGGAGGAACGCGGAGTCTTCCGCACAAATCCGCTCCGAAGAAAGCGGCAGTGATGACGAGGAAGAGGTCATTGTGAGAGGTTTTCCTGGCAATGCTGCACGGACAGAGAGAGGTATACAATATCTCGGGAAGCGGCTGGCCAAGTATGTCCTTTTGATGACATATCCTGATCAGCCATACCTTCCTATCAAACAGACGCGAAAGATGTCTCTCAGTCAAACGTTCGGCCTCAGTAAGGGTTCCGAGAGCCCAAAAGCCCATGCGTCTCACTCTGGAAGCACCATCTATCGCCGGGAGCCCGAACACAAGGATTTCGCATATCGAATAACAAGTATTAGCTTCATTGGTCATTCTCTTGGCGGCCTTGTTCAGACATATGCCATTGCTTATATTCAGAAACACTCCCCCGAATTCTTCGATATCATCAAACCGGTAAATTTCGTTGCACTGGCGTCGCCTTTCCTTGGACTCAGTAACGAGAACCCGATTTATGTCAAATTTGCTCTCGACTTTGGCCTCGTTGGTCGGACTGGGCAGGACCTTGGGCTATCGTGGAGTGCTCCATCGAAAATGCGAAGTGGCTGGGAAGCGATGATTGGAGGCCTGGGCAACGACGCAAATAAATCTCAGCGCAACCCAGATCCCGGGGCAAAGCCACTCTTGAGAATTTTACCAAGTGGGCCAGCTCACCAGGTATTGAAGAAGTTTAAGAACCGCACACTGTATTGCAATGTTGTCAATGATGGAATTGTTCCCCTGCGGACGTCTTGCTTATTGTTTCTGGACTGGAGAGGCCTGGATAGAGTGGAAAAGGCTAGAAGGGAAAACGGACTTGTTGGAACTGTAGCAGAATGGGGCTGGGCCGCGCTCACTGGTAGCTCTTCAAGCCAGCTGCGGTCTGGTCGTGCTGCCACAATTCCCGTCAATCAACACGTTCAAGGGGAGCTAGAGACCACCCCAAGTTCATCACAGCCCGATTCCAATTCTGACGATCAACGCCTTGAAACCACCCCTGAGCTTCCCGCGCCTAGTCAGTTCTTGAGTACTCAACAACTCCAGCAAGCAGATGGGGCACAGCCAGGAGCAAAATCCAACAAATCAGCATCGGCTCCTTCATCGCCCAATCCATTTAATGCCTTGATATCTTTTTTCAAGTTTCAGAAAGCTTCTCGAGAAACCAAGGCTACTAAGATTTATAGACGAAGCCAAACAATCCGAGCTACGCCTCCAGAAGACGCTGGCGCAGGGGCCTCAACCACACCAGCACAACCCCACAAACCCGGTAGAGCTCGCGGTGACTCGTTGTATGAGGATGGAGGGCTTTATGCTCCTCCAAAAACAACGTTATTTGAAGCGGCCGGGGACGTGATCAGCCCCCCTTTACCATCGTTAGGATACATTCTTGACCCCTCCTCTCGCCCAAGAACAATTTTCCACGACCGTGTCTACCATCCCGAAGATATTCCTCCGCCGCCACCCGCCAAGCCTCGGTCTATGTTCCGTACTTCGAGCTCCAACAGTAATATTAATGGCGCCGATGGTGGGACTGAGGTACCTCAATTTGGGACCAATTCGCAAGGATCTGGGATGAAAGTCGAAGAAAAGATCGCGAGAGCATACCATCGCGAAGTATCATGGCGTAAGGTTCTAGTACGATTAGAACCCGATGCCCATAACAATATCATCGTCCGACGCATGTTTGCAAATGCATATGGGTGGCCAGTAGTAAAACACCTCGTGGACACTCACTTTGCGTATACACAAGCTGCAACAACTGCAGATGACAAGGTGCGTAGCGAAGAAAGGGCATTACCACTCAGTGCCACTGCCAGCGAGCACGGCGAAGAGGTTCGAGGTCAAACGGATAAACCCACCGATGTCCCGCGCCCGTGTTTCTGTCCCACACCCAATCGGGATATTAAAGATGATGATACGACGAACGCCAGCAGCGAGGAAAATGATACTGTTCCCGAAATGATTGCGCACTCACGCCTAAATAGCCCGAGAATAGGGAGTCCGAGAATGTGCTCCAGCCCTGTTCCCATGGAGGATGCCGACGAAGGATCCCACCGACCAGTTATTGCTTCTAGGGCCTCTTCGCTGCACTCAAAATTGTCGAGACAAAGCTCAGCGCAATGGACAGATAGGTACCTTGAAGAcggcgatgatgatgacTCTGATGAGGCGGAAATGTATGACGAGTTGAGAGGGAATGTCAGAAGACGAAGTTTGAGCAGTAGGAGCGATATTGCGGATAGTACCCTAGGAAATGCGAGTACGACAACCAAAGGTTAG
- a CDS encoding uncharacterized protein (BUSCO:33984at4751~EggNog:ENOG410PF91~COG:Z~BUSCO:548at33183) — MDSDDVTGTQRSVPLAVSFGAPGAPGVQGEPAAKSGMQGAPPATSSRGLAASSSSSSLLCDNPPTSTGIATPPGNRDLLPSDTLGTRSHSSAGLIEPSSVAGKGVISNAALEDPALHKPQRIVADREGHRVSFSSLYSLTSSFYSSAADKYPSTAVSSIAGSVKSNMEDSTKQPSTTLESVRDSKARVEPSSSSTDAVPSTSPESGAQAHAASPQRSEAGEALATNWVSRPGRSSSRTPRRFSGSTGASSISEVEYKPATIGKIGVCALDIKARSKPSQNILTRLQSNGEFEVIVFGDKVILDEDVENWPECDFLIAFFSDGFPLDKAIAYANLRKPFCINDLPMQEVLWDRRLCLRILDQMGVPTPKRVEVNRDGGPRLASPELAQHVYNLTGVKLEGPDDGTGGGAPRTQSVTMSEDGESLIVDGKVFRKPFVEKPVSGEDHNIHIYFPDDQHYGGGARRLFRKVGNKSSEYDPDLKIPRSITEPDGSYLYEQFLRVDNAEDVKAYTVGPDFCHAETRKSPVVDGVVRRNTHGKELRYITKLTKEEATMATKISNGFGQKICGFDLLRVRDNSYVIDVNGWSFVKDNNDYYDKCAKILRDMFIKEKQRRDGVSEPSGMQSSETTSPRKGSPGSHRSAFKSILKSPSMLGLHNHGSKGHPSVSGDGTLDRPPTLVRSEPCAASHQAKSVSPCKNSTPPPANIVTPKDASHSNSQGTPRPPSKHSWKLKGMVAVIRHADRTPKQKFKFTFHTQPFIDLLKGHQEEVVIKGETALRSVSDAVDIAMKEGVEDVAKLKLLRASLHHKGAWPGTKVQIKPMFRRRTAEEMRRHQGPTVPGPENPVDSSSNVEAVVDGEGESERRPVTRSDSISGPTFSRFSAVENDLILDKLQLVIKWGGEPTHAARYQSQDVGLNMRDDLKLMNKECLNDVRMFTSSERRVSTSAQIFASAFLDVKELPDDFIQVRKDLLDDSNAAKDVMDKVKKKLKLLLREGNSAPPQFTWPKENFPEPSVVLSTVVELMKFHRSVMRHNFKRIEQAQKASEGDAPSESLNVSDIQGRWCAGEDSQLFKERWEKLFKEFCDTEKVDPSKLSELYDSMKFDALHNRQFLEWVFLPTDDFVYDEEGHAGLMQPLGSIEDSYDSYFKLYPGSTPSKPKIDKRLSRLKQLYNLAKILFDFVTPQEYGIEDEEKLEIGLLTSLPLLREIVMDLEEVQASPDAKSFFYFTKESHIYTLLNCILEGGIQTKIARRAIPELDYLSQICFELYESRDSESEKFSYSIRISISPGCHTFDPLDVQLDSRHAIGCAPRRSLTAHQDWKKVIETLKAKFDTVKLPKSFIAVNLSDKHAAARRGDEETS, encoded by the exons ATGGACAGCGACGACGTCACGGGCACGCAGCGCAGCGTCCCGTTGGCAGTCAGCTTTGGTGCTCCGGGCGCGCCAGGTGTGCAGGGGGAACCTGCTGCCAAATCGGGTATGCAAGGAGCCCCTCCCGCCACATCGTCACGCGGTCTCGCTGCCTCCTCGTCGTCCTCCTCTTTGCTGTGCGACAACCCGCCAACGTCGACCGGAATCGCCACTCCTCCAGGGAACCGGGATCTACTGCCTTCAGACACGCTGGGCACAAGATCCCATTCCTCTGCTGGGCTGATAGAACCAAGCAGCGTCGCTGGCAAGGGCGTTATCTCGAATGCTGCGCTGGAAGATCCCGCTCTTCATAAACCACAACGCATCGTTGCTGATCGTGAAGGCCACCGTGTTTCCTTTTCCTCACTCTACTCTCTCACTTCAAGCTTCTACTCTTCTGCAGCAGATAAGTATCCAAGCACTGCAGTATCCAGCATTGCTGGGTCCGTGAAGAGCAACATGGAGGACTCCACAAAGCAGCCATCAACGACTCTAGAGTCGGTGCGCGACTCCAAAGCACGCGTTGAGCCATCTTCTAGCTCCACTGATGCTGTACCATCTACTTCCCCTGAATCGGGAGCTCAGG CTCACGCTGCTTCTCCCCAACGATCTGAGGCCGGGGAAGCCCTGGCTACGAATTGGGTGTCCCGGCCTGGAAGATCTTCGAGCCGGACTCCACGGCGGTTCAGTGGCAGTACCGGGGCAAGCAGTATCAGTGAAGTGGAAT ACAAACCCGCAACGATTGGAAAGATTGGTGTTTGTGCCCTGGATATTAAAGCTCGAAGCAAACCGAGTCAAAATATTCTCACAAGATTGCAATCGAACGGCGAATTCGAGGTTATTGTTTTCGGTGATAAGGTTATCCTTGATGAAG ACGTGGAAAACTGGCCAGAATG TGATTTCCTAATCGCCTTCTTCTCAGATGGATTTCCGTTGGACAAGGCGATTGCTTACGCAAATCTTCGGAAACCATTTTGCATCAATGACCTCCCAATGCAAGAAGTCCTCTGGGACCGCCGACTTTGCCTTCGCATCCTAGATCAAATGGGAGTACCGACTCCAAAACGAGTCGAAGTAAACCGAGACGGTGGCCCCCGACTTGCTTCCCCCGAACTTGCTCAACATGTTTACAATTTAACCGGAGTGAAACTGGAAGGCCCGGACGATGGTACAGGTGGCGGGGCTCCTCGAACTCAAAGCGTTACCATGTCCGAGGATGGCGAATCCCTTATCGTGGACGGCAAGGTTTTTAGGAAACCATTCGTTGAGAAACCAGTCAGTGGTGAAGACCACAACATCCACATTTACTTCCCTGATGATCAGCACTATGGTGGAGGGGCACGTCGCCTCTTCCGAAAAGTTGGAAACAAAAGCTCAGAATATGATCCAGATCTGAAAATCCCGCGATCCATCACTGAGCCTGATGGGAGTTATCTCTACGAACAATTTCTCCGAGTTGATAACGCGGAAGATGTCAAAGCCTATACTGTTGGCCCCGATTTCTGCCATGCTGAAACCCGCAAGTCACCGGTAGTAGACGGGGTTGTGCGTCGCAATACCCATGGTAAAGAACTGAGGTACATTACAAAACTTACTAAAGAAGAAGCAACCATGGCTACCAAGATTTCGAACGGCTTTGGTCAAAAGATCTGCGGTTTTGACTTGCTTCGTGTGCGCGATAACTCCTATGTCATTGATGTCAACGGCTGGAGCTTCGTGAAGGATAACAATGATTACTATGATAAATGTGCGAAGATTCTTCGTGACATGTtcatcaaagaaaagcagcGCCGTGATGGAGTATCGGAACCTTCCGGTATGCAATCGAGTGAAACCACTTCTCCGCGAAAGGGTAGTCCGGGCTCGCACCGCAGCGCATTCAAGAGTATCCTGAAATCCCCCAGCATGCTAGGTTTACATAACCACGGAAGTAAAGGGCATCCATCTGTTTCCGGTGACGGCACCTTGGATCGTCCACCAACGCTGGTCAGATCTGAACCTTGCGCTGCTTCCCATCAAGCTAAAAGTGTCTCTCCATGCAAGAACAGCACACCGCCGCCCGCCAATATAGTTACACCAAAAGACGCTAGCCATTCAAACTCGCAGGGTACACCACGGCCACCATCGAAACACTCCTGGAAGCTAAAAGGCATGGTGGCTGTGATTCGGCATGCGGATCGCACCCCAAAACAGAAATTTAAATTTACTTTCCATACCCAACCATTTATTGACTTGCTCAAAGGTCACCAGGAAGAGGTTGTGATTAAAGGAGAAACCGCATTGCGCAGCGTCTCAGATGCTGTTGATATTGCAATGAAGGAAGGAGTTGAGGATGTCGCGAAACTTAAGCTTCTACGGGCGTCGCTGCATCATAAGGGCGCGTGGCCGGGCACAAAGGTGCAAATTAAGCCAATGTTTCGCCGACGCACGGCAGAGGAAATGCGGAGGCACCAGGGCCCTACTGTTCCAGGACCGGAAAACCCAGTCGACAGTTCGTCTAATGTTGAAGCCGTCGTTGATGGTGAAGGAGAAAGCGAACGTCGTCCAGTGACGAGAAGCGATTCTATATCGGGACCGACATTTTCGCGTTTCTCTGCTGTGGAAAATGACCTGATTCTCGATAAATTGCAATTAGTGATTAAATGGGGCGGAGAACCAACACATGCGGCAAGATACCAATCTCAGGATGTGGGCCTTAATATGCGAGATGATTTGAAACTCATGAATAAAGAGTGCCTAAACGATGTCCGGATGTTTACCAGCTCTGAACGTCGAGTTAGTACAAGTG CCCAAATATTTGCGTCCGCTTTCCTCGATGTGAAAGAGTTGCCCGATGATTTCATTCAAGTAAGAAAAGATTTACTTGATGACTCTAATGCAGCCAAAGATGTCATGGACAAGGTGAAAAAGAAGCTGAAGCTTTTACTCCGTGAAGGGAACTCCGCGCCTCCCCAGTTTACTTGGCCTAAAGAGAATTTTCCGGAGCCTTCTGTTGTGCTATCCACCGTCGTTGAACTCATGAAATTTCACCGCAGTGTCATGCGCCACAATTTCAAACGTATTGAACAAGCTCAAAAAGCATCTGAGGGTGATGCACCAAGTGAGTCCCTCAATGTATCCGACATTCAAGGTCGTTGGTGCGCTGGAGAAGACTCGCAACTTTTTAAAGAGCGGTGGGAGAAGTTATTCAAAGAGTTCTGTGACACCGAAAAGGTTGATCCGAGCAAATTATCAGAGTTATATGACAGCATGAAGTTCGACGCCCTGCATAACCGCCAATTCCTCGAATGGGTTTTCTTGCCTACCGATGATTTTGTCTACGATGAGGAAGGACATGCTGGTTTAATGCAGCCTCTCGGATCCATCGAGGATTCTTATGATTCGTACTTTAAACTTTACCCCGGATCTACACCGTCAAAGCCAAAGATTGATAAACGACTCTCCAGACTGAAGCAGTTGTATAATCTCGCTAAAATCCTCTTTGATTTTGTCACCCCTCAGGAATACGGGAtcgaagatgaagagaaactCGAAATCGGTTTATTAACTTCCCTGCCTCTCCTTCGTGAAATTGTGATGGATCTGGAAGAAGTACAAGCATCCCCCGATGCTAAATCCTTCTTCTATTTTACGAAGGAGTCGCACATCTACACTCTCCTCAACTGTATCCTCGAAGGAGGGATTCAGACAAAGATTGCTCGACGCGCCATTCCCGAACTGGATTACCTCTCACAGATTTGTTTTGAGTTGTACGAGTCCAGGGACAGCGAGTCAGAGAAATTCTCGTATTCTATTAGGATTTCGATTAGTCCTGGATGCCACACTTTTGACCCCCTAGATGTTCAGCTTGATTCGAGGCACGCAATCGGATGTGCTCCAAGAAGAAGTCTTACGGCTCATCAAGACTGGAAGAAAGTCATCGAGACCCTGAAGGCCAAATTCGATAC TGTCAAATTGCCCAAGTCCTTCATTGCCGTTAACCTCAGCGATAAGCACGCGGCAGCTAGACGAGGTGACGAAGAGACGAGTTAA